One Oncorhynchus masou masou isolate Uvic2021 unplaced genomic scaffold, UVic_Omas_1.1 unplaced_scaffold_1968, whole genome shotgun sequence genomic window carries:
- the LOC135532649 gene encoding uncharacterized protein LOC135532649: MLAAHLVFNLPKSSHITPLLHTLHYKTMPPSPLATQPPSHPATRPPWLLPGTQPLSHRVPQVTRPPRLLPAPPTIQPPGHPGCSQPLQPSSHPATPAAPSHPAPLTTHPLLLCNPQPSSPPTHSAPSALQPPAIQPPNPLSPFHSATPSHPAPQPTQPLPLCNPQPPATQPPHPLSPFRLQPPATQPPHPLSPFRSATPSHPTHSAPSTLQPPATRPPHPLSPFRSATPSHSATPPTQPLPPCNPQPPHPLSPFRSATPSHSAPPTHSAPSTCNPQPLPPPTHSAPSTLQPPATRHPTHSAPSTLQPPATGHPTHPAPSTLQPPATRPPHPPSPFHSATPSHSPPHPLSPFHSATPSHPTHQPLPLCNPQPPHPTHSAPSTLQPPATPPHPLSPFLSATPSHSATPPTQPLPLCNPQPLATPPTHSAPSALQPPATPPTHSAPSTCNPSHSATPPTQPLPPATPATQPPHPLSPLPLCNPQPPHPLSPFHSATPSHCHPTHSAPSTLQPQPPHPLSPFHSATPSHPTPPLSPFHSATPSHPTPPSPFHICNPQPLPPHPLSPFRSATPSHWPPHSPAPSTLQPPATHPTHQPLPPPSPQPPSNPQPPSPTHLSPFHTPPTQPLPPATPSHNPPTHSAPSATPSQPPASPQLPSHQPPHPPQPLPLCNPQPPHPTHQPLPLCNPSHPPPPTQPLPLCNPQPPHPLSPFRPATPSHNATPATQPLPPCNPQPPHPPSPFRSATPSHSATPARNLVREVHCKAPPPTFMT, translated from the exons ATGCTTGCAGCccacctggtgttcaaccttcccaagtcctCCCATATCACTCCgctcctccacacactccactacaagaccatg ccacccagccccctagccacccagccccctagccacccagccacccGGCCACCCTGGCTGCTCCCAGGCACCCAGCCCCTGAGCCACCGAGTCCCCCAAGTCACCCGGCCACCCCGGCTGCTCCCAGCCCCCCCAACCATCCAGCCACCCGGCCACCCCGGCTGCTCCCAGCCCCTCCAACCATCCAGTCACCCGGCCACCCCGGCTGctcccagccacccagcccccctAACCACTCACCCCCTTCTGCTCTGCAACCCCCAGCCATCCAGCCCCCCAACCCACTCAGCCCCTTCCGCTCTGCAACCCCCAGCCATCCAGCCCCCCAACCCACTCAGCCCCTTCCACTCTGCAacccccagccacccagccccccaACCCACTCAGCCCCTTCCGCTCTGcaacccccagcccccagccacccagccaccccacccactcagccccttccgcctgcaacccccagccacccagccaccccaCCCACTCAGCCCCTTCCGCTCTGCAACCCCCAGCCACCCCACCCACTCAGCCCCTTCCACTCTGCAACCCCCAGCCACTCGGCCACCCCACCCACTCAGCCCCTTCCGCTCTGCAACCCCCAGCCACTCGGCCACCCCACCCACTCAGCCCCTTCCGCCCTGCAACCCCCAGCCACCCCACCCACTCAGCCCCTTCCGCTCTGCAACCCCCAGCCACTCGGCCCCCCCAACCCACTCAGCCCCTTCCACCTGCAATCCCCAGCCactgcccccccccacccactcAGCCCCTTCCACTTTGCAACCCCCAGCCACTCGCCACCCCACCCACTCAGCCCCTTCCACTCTGCAACCCCCAGCCACTGGccaccccacccacccagcccCTTCCACTCTGCAACCCCCAGCCACTCGGccaccccacccacccagcccCTTCCACTCTGCAACCCCCAGCCACTCGCCACCCCACCCACTCAGCCCCTTCCACTCTGCAACCCCCAGCCACCCCACCCACCAGCCCCTTCCACTCTGCAACCCCcagccaccccaccccacccactcagccccttccactctgcaacccccagccaccccaccccacccactcAGCCCCTTCCTCTCTGCAACCCCCAGCCACTCGGCCACCCCACCCACTCAGCCCCTTCCGCTCTGCAACCCCCAGCCACTggccaccccacccacccactcagccccttccgctctgcaacccccagccaccccacccacccactcagcccCTTCCACCTGCAATCCCAGCCACTCGGCCACCCCACCCACTCAGCCCCTTCCACCTGCaaccccagccacccagccaccccaCCCACTCAGCCCCCTTCCACTCTGCAACCCCCAGCCACCCCACCCACTCAGCCCCTTCCACTCTGCAACCCCCAGCCACTGCCACCCCACCCACTCAGCCCCTTCCACTCTGCAACCCCAGCCACCCCACCCACTCAGCCCCTTCCACTCTGCAACCCCcagccaccccaccccaccactcAGCCCCTTCCACTCTGCAACCCCcagccaccccaccccacccagcCCCTTCCACATCTGCAACCCCCAGCCACTGCCACCCCACCCACTCAGCCCCTTCCGCTCTGCAACCCCCAGCCACTGGCCACCCCACTCACCAGCCCCTTCCACTCTGCAACCCCCAGCCACCCACCCCACCCACCAGCCCCTTCCGCCACCCAGCCCTCAGCCACCCAGCAacccccagccacccagccccacCCACCTCAGCCCCTTCCACACCCCACCCACTCAGCCCCTTCCACCTGCAACCCCCAGCcacaacccacccacccactcagcccCTTCCGCAACCCCCAGCCAACCCCCAGCCAGCCCCCAGCTCCCTAGCCACCAGCCACCCCACCCACCACAGCCCCTTCCACTCTGCAACCCCcagccaccccaccccacccaccaGCCCCTTCCACTCTGCAACCCcagccacccccccccacccactcaGCCCCTTCCACTCTGCAACCCCCAGCCACCCCACCCACTCAGCCCCTTCCGCCCTGCAACCCCCAGCCACAACGCCACCCCGGCCACTCAGCCCCTTCCACCCTGCAACCCCCAGccaccccacccacccagcccCTTCCGCTCTGCAACCCCAAGCCACTCGGCCACCCCGGCCCGGAACCTAGTCAGGGAAGTGCACTGCAAGGCCCCGCCGCCAACATTTATGACG